A region of Subdoligranulum variabile DNA encodes the following proteins:
- the pstC gene encoding phosphate ABC transporter permease subunit PstC — MKTKTAKTREWVMQGVFTACACISILAVALICIFLFANGLPTIFEIGPLKFLLGTTWKPGNDIYGILPMILGSIYVTAGAIIVGVPIGLLTAVYMSKFASPAVNKVMLPAVQLLAGIPSVVYGFFGMVVMVPAVQAMVKSDFFKDVLGVKSGKGMSLFTAALLLGIMILPTIITVSKTSLDAVPASYYEGSLALGATHERSVFFAVLPAAKSGVLSAVILGIGRAIGETMAVVMVAGNQTWMPKGLFQGLRTMTSNIVIEMGYAADLHREALIATGVVLFVFILLINLCFSIVKGGSKNA; from the coding sequence ATGAAAACGAAAACCGCCAAGACCCGGGAATGGGTCATGCAGGGCGTCTTTACCGCCTGTGCCTGCATCTCGATTCTGGCCGTCGCGCTGATCTGTATCTTCCTGTTCGCCAACGGCCTGCCCACCATCTTTGAGATCGGACCCCTGAAGTTCCTGCTGGGCACCACCTGGAAGCCCGGCAACGACATCTACGGCATCCTGCCCATGATCCTGGGCTCCATCTACGTCACGGCGGGCGCCATCATCGTGGGCGTGCCCATCGGACTGCTCACCGCCGTCTACATGTCCAAGTTTGCCTCCCCCGCCGTTAACAAGGTCATGCTGCCCGCTGTGCAGCTGCTGGCCGGCATCCCGTCGGTGGTCTACGGCTTCTTCGGCATGGTGGTCATGGTCCCCGCCGTCCAGGCGATGGTCAAGAGCGACTTCTTCAAGGATGTGCTGGGCGTCAAGAGCGGCAAGGGCATGAGCCTCTTCACCGCCGCCCTGCTGCTGGGCATCATGATCCTGCCCACCATCATCACGGTGAGCAAGACCAGCCTGGACGCCGTGCCCGCCAGCTACTATGAAGGCAGCCTGGCCCTGGGCGCCACCCATGAGCGCAGCGTCTTCTTCGCCGTGCTGCCCGCCGCCAAGAGCGGTGTGCTCTCGGCGGTGATCCTGGGCATCGGCCGCGCCATCGGCGAGACCATGGCCGTGGTCATGGTGGCCGGCAACCAGACCTGGATGCCCAAGGGGCTGTTCCAGGGCCTGCGCACCATGACTTCCAACATCGTCATCGAGATGGGCTATGCCGCCGACCTTCACCGGGAGGCCCTCATCGCCACCGGCGTGGTGCTCTTCGTTTTCATCCTGCTCATCAACCTCTGCTTCAGCATCGTGAAAGGGGGCAGCAAGAATGCCTGA
- a CDS encoding substrate-binding domain-containing protein — translation MKRTSVVASVLAASMALSLAACGSTASSSEAASSESTAASTSEAASASTEAEAAGDFDADQDITVISREDGSGTRGAFIELTGVEEKNDAGEKVDMTTEAAAIQSSTNGVMTAVANDETAIGYISLGSLNDTVKAVTVGGVEATSENVSNGTYTLARPFNIVTNGEPTDAVAVDFIAYCMSPDGQALATEEGYIGGEGTEYTSTQPSGSITVGGSSSVSPLMEKLIEAYKTVNPNATIELLTTDSTTGVTGALDGTYTIGMASRELKDTETSEGAQATVLAMDGIAVVVNPANTTADLTVDQIKSIYTGETTVWSDLQ, via the coding sequence ATGAAACGTACTTCTGTCGTTGCTTCTGTTCTCGCCGCCAGCATGGCCCTGAGCCTGGCTGCCTGCGGCAGCACCGCCTCCTCCAGCGAGGCCGCCTCCTCGGAGAGCACCGCCGCCTCCACCAGCGAAGCCGCTTCCGCGTCCACCGAGGCCGAGGCTGCCGGTGACTTCGACGCCGACCAGGACATCACGGTCATCTCCCGTGAAGATGGTTCCGGCACCCGCGGCGCCTTCATCGAGCTGACCGGTGTGGAAGAAAAGAACGACGCCGGCGAGAAGGTCGACATGACCACCGAGGCCGCCGCCATCCAGAGCTCTACCAACGGCGTCATGACCGCCGTGGCCAACGATGAGACCGCCATCGGCTACATCAGCCTGGGCTCTCTGAACGACACCGTCAAGGCCGTCACCGTGGGCGGCGTGGAAGCCACTTCCGAAAACGTCTCCAACGGTACTTACACCCTGGCCCGTCCCTTCAACATCGTCACCAACGGCGAGCCCACCGATGCGGTGGCTGTGGACTTCATCGCCTACTGCATGAGCCCTGACGGCCAGGCCCTGGCCACCGAGGAAGGCTACATCGGCGGCGAAGGCACCGAGTACACCTCCACCCAGCCCAGCGGCAGCATCACGGTGGGCGGTTCCTCCTCTGTCTCTCCTCTGATGGAGAAGCTCATCGAGGCCTACAAGACCGTCAACCCCAATGCCACCATTGAGCTGCTGACCACCGACTCCACCACCGGTGTGACCGGCGCCCTGGACGGCACCTACACCATCGGTATGGCCAGCCGTGAACTGAAGGACACCGAGACTTCCGAGGGTGCCCAGGCCACCGTTCTGGCCATGGACGGCATCGCGGTGGTGGTCAACCCCGCCAACACCACTGCCGACCTGACCGTGGATCAGATCAAGAGCATCTACACCGGCGAGACCACTGTCTGGTCTGACCTCCAGTAA